The following are encoded together in the Mesoterricola sediminis genome:
- a CDS encoding glycosyltransferase encodes MVPYLSIVIPIYNEEANIGNLWARLSKVLRENFVGEDREWEVVFTDDGSRDASLDMLIAIARDEPRVTVVEFNRNYGQHSAIFGAFSVVRGKVVVTMDADLQNPPEEIPKLVAKIEEGFDVVGGWRQGRTDNDSLFRTLPSKLVNAVTRKTTGVRLHDYGCMLRAYRREIVDAMLLCKERSSFIPALANSFAKRIAEVPVAHAERAAGDSKYGLWKLVNLQFDLLTSFSLLPLQMLSVLGLLVSLLGIGFGVFLLAYRILHPEGTVQGVFTLFAVLFFFVGAQFLAFGLLGEYIGRIYQEVRDRPRYVVKTLHRQDGDAS; translated from the coding sequence ATGGTTCCCTACCTCAGCATCGTCATCCCCATTTATAACGAAGAAGCCAATATTGGCAACCTCTGGGCCAGGCTCTCCAAGGTCCTCAGGGAGAACTTCGTCGGGGAGGACCGGGAGTGGGAGGTCGTCTTCACCGACGACGGGAGCCGGGACGCCTCCCTGGACATGCTCATCGCCATCGCCCGCGACGAGCCCCGGGTGACCGTGGTGGAGTTCAACCGCAACTACGGCCAGCATTCCGCCATCTTCGGCGCCTTCTCCGTCGTGCGGGGCAAGGTCGTCGTGACCATGGACGCCGACCTCCAGAACCCCCCCGAGGAGATCCCCAAGCTGGTCGCCAAGATCGAGGAGGGCTTCGACGTCGTCGGCGGCTGGCGCCAGGGCCGGACCGACAACGACAGCCTCTTCCGCACCCTCCCCAGCAAGCTCGTGAACGCCGTCACCCGGAAGACCACCGGCGTCCGGCTCCACGACTACGGCTGCATGCTCCGGGCCTACCGGCGCGAGATCGTGGACGCGATGCTGCTCTGCAAGGAGCGCAGCAGCTTCATTCCCGCCCTGGCCAACAGCTTCGCCAAGCGCATCGCCGAGGTGCCCGTGGCCCACGCGGAACGGGCGGCCGGCGATTCCAAGTACGGCCTCTGGAAGCTCGTCAACCTCCAGTTCGACCTGCTCACCAGCTTCTCCCTCCTGCCCCTCCAGATGCTCAGCGTCCTCGGCCTGCTGGTCTCGCTCCTGGGCATCGGCTTCGGCGTCTTCCTCCTCGCCTACCGGATCCTCCACCCCGAGGGCACGGTGCAGGGCGTGTTCACCCTGTTCGCCGTGCTCTTCTTCTTCGTCGGGGCCCAGTTCCTCGCCTTCGGGCTCCTGGGCGAGTACATCGGCCGGATCTACCAGGAAGTGCGGGACCGGCCCCGCTATGTGGTCAAGACCCTGCACCGCCAGGACGGCGACGCGTCCTGA
- a CDS encoding hybrid sensor histidine kinase/response regulator: MSAGPEGALILAVEDDLGLAELIREEMTARGWGFLHAATGAAALDLLAAHTPDLVLLDFSLPDMNARQLLARTAMPPFLVTTGSGDERTAVEMMKQGARDYLVKDAHFLEALPGAVERALLAVHTERRLAEAQTQLRAADEQLRHARKMESLGRMAEGIAHDFNNLFQAIQGNLELAADPDQPPESTRAAAGRALRVLAKAAVLARRMLDFTGKGFLHTEALDAAALVREVLDGQIAFPGAAAVHLVEPGPLPPVEGDASQLREVLAGLVANAREAQGPGGAPIEVALAHVVPADLQGGQWIHRPDTEAPMVALSVRDQGGGMTPDVLDRAFDPFFSTHRPGRGLGLSAALGILKAHGAGLWIATAPGGGTWVRALLPQARAADPGPAPADTDAHAGRKALLLVDDDEDLQETLAEYLRDILGYDLIQARDGAEAVEAWRLYGAQVGLILMDATMPRMNGPDAFRLIRELDPGAQAVLCSGFSEAAGARAAQDGGFLAFLKKPFSLRTLQETVKRYVP, translated from the coding sequence ATGAGCGCCGGACCGGAAGGCGCGCTGATCCTCGCCGTCGAGGACGACCTCGGGCTGGCGGAACTCATCCGCGAGGAGATGACCGCCCGGGGCTGGGGCTTCCTGCACGCGGCCACGGGGGCCGCCGCCCTGGACCTCCTGGCGGCGCACACCCCCGACCTCGTCCTCCTGGACTTCTCCCTGCCGGACATGAACGCCCGCCAGCTCCTGGCGCGGACGGCGATGCCGCCCTTCCTCGTCACCACCGGTTCGGGGGATGAACGCACGGCCGTGGAGATGATGAAGCAGGGGGCCCGGGACTACCTGGTCAAGGATGCCCACTTCCTGGAGGCCCTGCCCGGCGCGGTGGAACGGGCCCTCCTGGCGGTCCACACGGAGCGGAGGCTGGCGGAGGCCCAGACCCAATTGCGGGCGGCCGACGAGCAGCTGCGCCATGCCCGGAAGATGGAGAGCCTGGGCCGCATGGCCGAGGGCATCGCCCACGATTTCAACAACCTGTTCCAGGCCATCCAGGGCAACCTGGAACTGGCCGCCGACCCGGACCAGCCGCCGGAATCCACCCGGGCGGCCGCGGGCCGCGCCCTTCGGGTGCTCGCCAAGGCCGCGGTCCTGGCGCGCCGCATGCTCGACTTCACCGGCAAGGGGTTCCTCCACACCGAGGCCCTGGACGCCGCGGCCCTGGTCCGGGAGGTGCTGGATGGGCAGATCGCCTTCCCCGGCGCCGCCGCCGTCCACCTGGTGGAACCGGGTCCCCTGCCGCCCGTGGAGGGGGATGCGAGCCAGCTCCGGGAGGTCCTGGCGGGCCTCGTGGCCAATGCCCGGGAGGCCCAGGGCCCCGGCGGCGCCCCCATCGAGGTCGCCCTCGCCCACGTCGTACCAGCTGACCTGCAAGGGGGCCAATGGATCCACCGGCCCGACACCGAGGCGCCGATGGTTGCCCTCTCCGTGCGGGACCAAGGGGGGGGCATGACGCCGGACGTCCTGGACCGGGCCTTCGACCCGTTCTTCTCCACCCACCGGCCGGGCCGGGGCCTCGGCCTGTCGGCGGCCCTGGGCATCCTGAAGGCCCACGGGGCGGGCCTCTGGATCGCCACCGCCCCGGGGGGCGGGACCTGGGTGCGGGCGCTCCTGCCGCAGGCCCGCGCGGCCGACCCCGGCCCGGCGCCGGCGGACACGGACGCCCATGCGGGCCGGAAGGCGCTGCTCCTGGTGGACGACGACGAGGATCTGCAGGAGACCCTGGCCGAATACCTGCGGGACATCCTGGGCTACGACCTGATCCAGGCCCGGGACGGCGCGGAGGCCGTGGAGGCCTGGCGCCTCTACGGCGCCCAGGTGGGGCTCATCCTCATGGACGCCACCATGCCCCGCATGAATGGCCCCGACGCCTTCCGCCTCATCCGCGAACTGGACCCGGGGGCCCAGGCCGTGCTGTGCAGCGGCTTTTCCGAGGCCGCGGGGGCCCGGGCGGCCCAGGACGGGGGCTTCCTCGCCTTCCTGAAAAAGCCCTTCTCCCTTCGGACGCTGCAGGAGACCGTCAAGCGGTACGTGCCCTGA
- a CDS encoding response regulator, with protein MDDRRRILFVEDDAFLLEALREAMADMAGTWDMAFVGTAEAALEALAGGPFDAVVADLYLPGMQGAQFLQRVQVRHPSTVRFVLSASGDRELAMEVVDRAHQFLRKPCDPELLKSALRRTFALGAGVRSDHVRELVTRVGRLPSVPTLYQEITRLLESERATVENLGTAIGKDMAMTAMTLKLANSAFFSLRHAVGTPAEAISILGVDLLRSLVLAHGLFTQTGAFRLPHFGLGHLWRHSVTVAALTRQIAAEEGVTRARCADYFTAGLLHDVGILVLASRFPEAYARVLDTARQDGVDLEAAEFHVLGATHGEVGAFLLGLWGLPPAIVDAAGFHHEICGQTSAAFTPALAVHAANAILAEDPEHEVFATARLDENHLRSLGYTHRIPAWRACAADGAVGLMDLIS; from the coding sequence ATGGACGACCGGAGGCGGATCCTCTTCGTGGAGGACGACGCATTCCTGCTTGAGGCCCTCCGGGAGGCCATGGCCGACATGGCCGGAACCTGGGACATGGCCTTCGTCGGCACCGCCGAGGCCGCCCTCGAGGCCCTGGCCGGAGGCCCCTTCGACGCCGTCGTCGCCGACCTCTACCTGCCCGGGATGCAGGGCGCCCAGTTCCTGCAGCGGGTCCAGGTCCGGCACCCGTCCACCGTGCGCTTCGTCCTGTCCGCCAGCGGCGACCGGGAACTGGCGATGGAGGTCGTGGACCGGGCCCATCAGTTCCTGCGCAAGCCCTGCGATCCGGAGCTCCTGAAATCCGCCCTCCGGCGCACCTTCGCCCTGGGCGCCGGCGTGCGCAGCGACCACGTCCGGGAGCTGGTGACCCGGGTCGGCCGTCTGCCCAGCGTACCGACCCTCTACCAGGAGATCACCCGCCTCCTGGAATCCGAGCGGGCCACGGTGGAGAACCTGGGCACCGCCATCGGCAAGGACATGGCCATGACGGCCATGACCCTCAAGCTGGCCAACTCCGCCTTCTTCAGCCTTCGCCACGCCGTGGGCACCCCGGCCGAGGCCATCTCCATCCTCGGCGTGGACCTCCTCCGGTCCCTGGTGCTCGCCCACGGCCTGTTCACCCAGACGGGCGCCTTCCGCCTCCCCCACTTCGGCCTCGGCCACCTCTGGCGCCACAGCGTCACCGTGGCGGCCCTCACCCGGCAGATCGCGGCGGAGGAGGGCGTGACCCGCGCCCGGTGCGCCGACTATTTCACGGCCGGCCTGCTCCACGACGTGGGCATCCTGGTCCTGGCCTCCCGGTTCCCCGAAGCCTACGCCCGCGTGCTGGACACCGCCCGCCAGGACGGCGTGGACCTGGAGGCCGCCGAATTCCATGTGCTGGGCGCGACCCACGGGGAGGTCGGCGCCTTCCTCCTGGGCCTCTGGGGCCTGCCCCCCGCGATCGTGGACGCCGCGGGGTTCCACCACGAGATCTGCGGCCAGACCTCGGCGGCCTTCACCCCCGCCCTGGCCGTCCACGCCGCCAACGCCATCCTCGCCGAGGACCCGGAACACGAGGTGTTCGCCACGGCCCGCCTGGACGAGAACCACCTGCGCAGCCTCGGCTACACCCACCGCATCCCGGCCTGGCGCGCCTGCGCCGCGGACGGGGCGGTGGGGCTGATGGATCTCATCTCGTAG
- a CDS encoding response regulator, giving the protein MQPPLPFETVTVLIAEDDEGHAVLIREHLEEAGLANPILRFRDGQEALDWFQGPGRGERCILLLDINMPRVDGIEVLRRLKADPATRTTPVIMLTTTDDPAEVALCYGAGCNLYLTKPRSFEAFSEALLRLGRFLPVIQVAEP; this is encoded by the coding sequence ATGCAGCCCCCCCTGCCGTTCGAGACCGTCACCGTCCTCATCGCCGAGGACGACGAGGGCCATGCCGTCCTGATCCGGGAGCACCTGGAGGAGGCGGGGCTGGCGAACCCCATCCTCCGGTTCCGGGACGGCCAGGAGGCGCTGGACTGGTTCCAGGGGCCGGGGCGGGGGGAGCGGTGCATCCTCCTTCTCGACATCAACATGCCCCGGGTCGACGGCATTGAGGTGCTCCGGCGCCTCAAGGCGGACCCCGCCACGCGGACCACGCCCGTGATCATGCTGACCACCACCGACGATCCGGCGGAAGTGGCCCTCTGCTACGGGGCCGGGTGCAACCTCTACCTCACCAAGCCCCGGAGCTTCGAGGCGTTCTCCGAGGCCCTCCTGCGCCTGGGCCGGTTCCTGCCCGTGATCCAGGTGGCCGAGCCATGA
- a CDS encoding HlyD family secretion protein, whose protein sequence is MTQAGSGSLFRPEALEHYLEAEEGRALARVAPPGAWSLLIILLAALGTALAAACLGRVEVKGRARGILHPESGIPRVLCQVDGTVSQVVVHSGQRVAAGAVLLRLEAPALEARLYEARRAAESVRAAFREASRHQDAAHARQCATLARRRAGLEAQCRSQARSVAHVGRRLEALARLGAEGVISPDAVEAAREDLAQAQRALQGAEQGLDQAVQEQAGLDHQRQELLWRREQTIRNAETQERALAILQAQTVVRAPREGIVEALLVKPGDVVAPGRPLGKVVPDGIPLHAVAFLDEKDRAFVKAGDAAVLEMDQLPYAEYGTVSARVLRVSSDLAAPHEVAEALGEGPALAGPAFRVELVLTDAGAAARAGVPLRSGMLLRARFTLRRQRAITLALEPLRKWLR, encoded by the coding sequence GTGACGCAGGCGGGTTCCGGCAGCCTATTCCGGCCGGAGGCCCTGGAGCACTACCTGGAGGCCGAGGAGGGGCGGGCCCTGGCGCGGGTCGCGCCGCCCGGGGCCTGGAGCCTGCTGATCATCCTCCTGGCGGCCCTGGGAACGGCCCTGGCGGCGGCCTGCCTGGGGCGGGTGGAAGTGAAAGGGCGGGCCCGGGGGATCCTGCATCCCGAAAGCGGCATCCCCAGGGTCCTCTGCCAGGTGGATGGGACGGTCAGCCAGGTGGTGGTGCACTCCGGCCAGCGGGTGGCGGCCGGCGCCGTGCTCCTGCGCCTCGAGGCCCCCGCCCTCGAGGCGCGCCTGTACGAGGCGCGCCGGGCGGCTGAATCCGTGCGGGCCGCGTTCCGGGAGGCGAGCCGCCACCAGGACGCGGCCCATGCCCGCCAATGCGCCACCCTGGCCCGCCGCCGCGCGGGCCTGGAGGCCCAGTGCCGGAGCCAGGCGCGCTCCGTGGCGCACGTCGGCCGGCGCCTGGAGGCCCTCGCGCGCCTGGGGGCGGAGGGGGTGATCAGCCCCGACGCGGTGGAGGCGGCCCGGGAGGACCTGGCCCAGGCCCAGCGGGCCCTCCAGGGCGCGGAACAGGGACTGGACCAGGCGGTCCAGGAGCAGGCGGGCCTGGACCACCAGCGCCAGGAACTGCTCTGGCGGCGGGAGCAGACCATCCGCAACGCCGAGACCCAGGAGCGGGCCCTGGCCATCCTCCAGGCCCAGACCGTGGTGCGGGCCCCTCGTGAAGGGATCGTGGAGGCCCTCCTCGTGAAGCCCGGCGACGTGGTCGCGCCGGGGCGCCCCCTGGGGAAGGTGGTCCCGGACGGGATCCCCCTCCATGCGGTGGCCTTCCTGGACGAGAAGGACCGGGCCTTCGTCAAGGCCGGGGACGCGGCGGTGCTGGAGATGGACCAGCTGCCCTACGCCGAATACGGCACGGTGTCGGCGCGGGTGCTCCGCGTCAGCTCCGACCTGGCCGCCCCCCACGAGGTGGCCGAGGCCCTGGGGGAGGGCCCGGCCCTCGCGGGGCCCGCCTTCCGCGTGGAACTGGTCCTCACCGACGCCGGCGCCGCCGCCAGGGCCGGCGTGCCCCTGCGCAGCGGCATGCTCCTGCGGGCCCGCTTCACCCTGCGCCGCCAGCGGGCCATCACCCTCGCCCTCGAGCCCCTGCGGAAGTGGCTGCGGTGA
- a CDS encoding response regulator transcription factor: MNEPKILLVEDELSLAEGIKLNLELEGLPCVWVTRGDEALKQILTGQYDLVLLDVMLPGMDGFTVCKEVRDAKNYTPILFLTAKNTEDDRVRGFETGGDDYLGKPFQVTELLLRIRAILRREDWYRNRSLSGRQRFGSHWVDFENFCGEGPHGPFVLGVKECMILKLLMEQPGQVVSRAEILDKVWGEEAYPTTRTVDNFIVRIRRAMEKDAHIPRWVHTVRSVGYLFDPEGTPRKGED, from the coding sequence ATGAACGAACCCAAGATCCTTCTGGTTGAAGACGAGCTGAGCCTCGCGGAGGGCATCAAGCTCAACCTCGAGCTGGAGGGCCTTCCCTGCGTCTGGGTGACGCGCGGCGACGAGGCCCTGAAGCAGATCCTGACGGGCCAGTACGACCTCGTCCTGCTGGACGTGATGCTGCCGGGCATGGACGGTTTCACCGTCTGCAAGGAGGTCCGCGATGCCAAGAACTACACGCCCATCCTCTTCCTGACCGCCAAGAACACCGAGGACGACCGCGTCCGCGGCTTCGAGACGGGCGGCGACGACTACCTCGGCAAGCCCTTCCAGGTCACGGAACTGCTCCTGCGCATCCGCGCCATCCTCCGCCGGGAGGACTGGTACCGCAACCGCAGCCTCAGCGGCCGCCAGCGCTTCGGCTCCCACTGGGTGGACTTCGAGAACTTCTGCGGGGAGGGGCCCCACGGGCCCTTCGTGCTGGGGGTCAAGGAGTGCATGATCCTGAAGCTCCTCATGGAGCAGCCCGGCCAGGTCGTGAGCCGGGCCGAGATCCTGGACAAGGTCTGGGGCGAGGAGGCCTACCCCACCACGCGCACCGTTGACAATTTCATCGTCCGCATCCGCCGGGCCATGGAGAAGGACGCCCACATCCCCCGCTGGGTCCACACCGTCCGGAGCGTCGGCTACCTCTTCGATCCGGAAGGCACGCCCCGCAAGGGCGAAGACTAG
- a CDS encoding Mrp/NBP35 family ATP-binding protein → MGSRISRAAIYDVLNAWQVPGVNATLVSLKAVKAIDVEEGTVTLHLQLLDAYQDRADAIREALAKAVGAIDGVERVGVQVEWERTPQADFKNLLTTVKKCFVIASGKGGVGKSTVSSNLAVAMAAQGYKVGLLDADIHGPSMGMMFGIKEGPDATPDGKIIPVEKFGLKLMSIAFLIDEDRPVVWRGPMLNKALTQFLGDVLWGDLDFLFIDLPPGTGDTQISLIQNAKVDGAVIVSTPQDVAFLDARKAIGLFNTVKVPIVGVVENMSSFICPGCRQETQIFGHGGVKAAAERMGLPFLGEIPIDLAIRQGGDEGTPLVAGHPDSPQTEVFMAMAARLAGK, encoded by the coding sequence ATGGGATCGAGAATCAGTCGCGCCGCCATCTATGATGTCCTGAACGCCTGGCAGGTGCCCGGGGTGAACGCCACCCTGGTGTCCCTCAAGGCGGTGAAGGCCATCGACGTGGAGGAGGGGACGGTCACCCTGCACCTCCAGCTCCTCGACGCCTACCAGGACCGCGCCGACGCCATCCGGGAGGCCCTGGCCAAGGCCGTGGGGGCCATCGACGGCGTGGAGCGCGTGGGCGTCCAGGTGGAATGGGAGCGCACCCCCCAGGCCGACTTCAAGAACCTGCTGACCACCGTGAAGAAGTGCTTCGTGATCGCCTCCGGCAAGGGCGGCGTCGGCAAGAGCACCGTGAGCTCCAACCTGGCCGTGGCCATGGCCGCCCAGGGCTACAAGGTGGGCCTCCTGGACGCGGACATCCACGGCCCGAGCATGGGCATGATGTTCGGCATCAAGGAGGGGCCCGACGCCACCCCCGACGGGAAGATCATTCCCGTCGAGAAGTTCGGCCTGAAGCTCATGTCCATCGCCTTCCTCATCGACGAGGACCGCCCCGTCGTGTGGCGCGGCCCCATGCTCAACAAGGCCCTCACCCAGTTCCTGGGCGACGTCCTCTGGGGCGACCTCGACTTCCTGTTCATCGACCTGCCCCCGGGCACCGGCGACACCCAGATCTCGCTCATCCAGAACGCCAAGGTGGACGGGGCCGTCATCGTCAGCACCCCCCAGGACGTGGCCTTCCTCGACGCCCGCAAGGCCATCGGCCTCTTCAACACCGTCAAGGTGCCCATCGTCGGCGTCGTGGAGAACATGAGCAGCTTCATCTGCCCCGGCTGCCGCCAGGAGACCCAGATCTTCGGGCACGGGGGCGTGAAGGCCGCCGCCGAGCGCATGGGCCTCCCCTTCCTGGGCGAGATCCCCATCGACCTGGCCATCCGCCAGGGCGGGGATGAGGGCACCCCCCTCGTGGCCGGCCACCCGGACAGCCCCCAGACCGAGGTCTTCATGGCCATGGCCGCGAGGCTGGCTGGGAAGTAG
- a CDS encoding PAS domain-containing sensor histidine kinase: MEAGSLFAAIAALLVGGAAGAALARPRRGRPAPQAVPAWSQELQEAPLGVLVVVDRTLVRANPAAGTILGAHPGILEGAHIRAFLLDDAAFELFLRRVRQTLAEGQPFQEDVRLRRVDGSPFWAHLTCAPAVSGRPEEGTLWFMEDVTGRVEAQLDLTEVLALNQKLISSSPTGIGLYRAADGACVLVNAALCRILGAGEEDLLGQNFRRDPAWRESGLRDAAEAALAGAADQHLEGRYRSAFGRTFWAVAHLVPFESRGERLLLCLLDDVTEGREAALALKASEERHRVVVEALSEGLGLVDLEGRFTFCNTRLAEMGGYRPGDLVGRHYGEFIFESDRAILLEKAYLQRRVAGETFELGLRTAGGAILPTRISLASVVDAQGVPTALAILATDISVAKRAEQDRERLVAELEQKNKELETLLYVASHDLRSPLVNIQGFSQRLARSLDELRRLQEAGPDLAAFRAAAAPHLQERMPGSLEFIRASGARMDAIINGLLTLSRAGRMVLRAEVLDMDAVARACAAALAYQLESAGGTLEIGELPPCKADPVQTAQILSNLLDNAVKYRDRERPLRISVRGEVLPEACAYTVEDNGLGIPAEHRARVWEIFQRLDPQGPVQGDGLGLTLVRRMAERNGGRVLLEPTEGPGCRFRLELPRAAT, from the coding sequence ATGGAGGCCGGGAGCCTGTTCGCCGCCATCGCCGCCCTCCTCGTGGGGGGGGCCGCGGGCGCCGCCCTGGCGCGGCCGCGCCGTGGCCGGCCGGCCCCCCAGGCGGTCCCGGCCTGGTCCCAGGAACTGCAGGAGGCGCCCCTGGGCGTCCTGGTCGTGGTCGACCGGACCCTGGTGCGGGCCAACCCCGCGGCGGGGACCATCCTCGGCGCCCATCCCGGCATCCTGGAGGGTGCCCACATCCGCGCCTTCCTGCTGGACGACGCCGCCTTCGAGCTGTTCCTCCGGCGGGTGCGCCAGACCCTGGCCGAGGGCCAGCCCTTCCAGGAGGACGTCCGGCTTCGCCGGGTGGACGGCAGCCCGTTCTGGGCCCACCTCACCTGCGCGCCCGCGGTGTCGGGCCGCCCGGAGGAGGGCACCCTGTGGTTCATGGAGGACGTGACGGGCCGGGTGGAGGCCCAGCTCGACCTCACCGAGGTCCTGGCGCTGAACCAGAAGCTGATCTCCTCCTCGCCCACGGGCATCGGCCTGTACCGGGCGGCCGATGGTGCGTGCGTGCTCGTCAACGCTGCCCTGTGCCGGATCCTCGGCGCGGGGGAGGAGGACCTGCTGGGCCAGAACTTCCGGCGGGACCCCGCCTGGCGGGAGAGCGGCCTCCGGGACGCCGCCGAGGCCGCCCTGGCCGGGGCCGCCGACCAGCACCTGGAGGGCCGGTACCGGTCCGCCTTCGGCCGGACCTTCTGGGCGGTGGCCCACCTGGTTCCCTTCGAAAGCCGGGGCGAGCGGCTCCTGCTCTGCCTCCTGGACGACGTCACCGAGGGCCGGGAGGCCGCCCTCGCGCTCAAGGCCTCCGAGGAGCGGCACCGGGTGGTCGTCGAGGCCCTCAGCGAGGGGCTGGGGCTCGTGGACCTGGAGGGGCGCTTCACCTTCTGCAACACCCGCCTCGCGGAGATGGGCGGCTACCGCCCCGGGGACCTGGTCGGGCGCCACTACGGCGAATTCATCTTCGAATCCGACCGCGCCATTCTCCTGGAGAAGGCCTACCTCCAGCGCCGGGTCGCGGGCGAGACCTTCGAGCTGGGCCTGCGCACCGCCGGCGGCGCCATCCTGCCCACGCGGATCTCGCTGGCCTCGGTGGTGGACGCCCAGGGGGTCCCGACGGCCCTGGCGATCCTGGCCACGGACATCTCCGTGGCCAAGCGGGCCGAGCAGGACCGGGAGCGCCTCGTCGCCGAGCTGGAGCAGAAGAACAAGGAGCTCGAGACCCTCCTCTACGTCGCCTCCCACGATCTCCGGTCCCCCCTCGTGAACATCCAGGGCTTCAGCCAGCGCCTGGCCCGGTCCCTGGACGAGCTGCGGCGCCTCCAGGAGGCCGGCCCGGACCTCGCGGCCTTCCGGGCCGCGGCCGCCCCGCACCTGCAGGAGCGCATGCCCGGGTCCCTGGAATTCATCCGGGCCTCCGGGGCCAGGATGGACGCCATCATCAACGGCCTCCTCACCCTCTCCCGCGCGGGCCGGATGGTGCTGCGCGCGGAGGTCCTGGACATGGACGCGGTGGCCCGCGCCTGCGCCGCCGCCCTGGCCTACCAGCTCGAGTCCGCGGGCGGCACCCTGGAGATCGGCGAGCTCCCTCCCTGCAAGGCGGACCCGGTCCAGACGGCGCAGATCCTGTCGAACCTGCTGGACAACGCGGTGAAGTACCGCGACCGGGAGCGGCCGCTGCGGATCTCGGTGCGCGGCGAGGTCCTGCCGGAGGCCTGCGCGTACACCGTCGAGGACAACGGCCTCGGCATCCCCGCCGAGCACCGCGCCCGGGTGTGGGAGATCTTCCAGCGCCTGGACCCCCAGGGCCCCGTCCAGGGCGACGGCCTCGGGCTGACCCTCGTGCGGAGGATGGCCGAGCGCAATGGCGGCCGGGTCCTCCTGGAGCCCACCGAAGGCCCGGGATGCCGGTTCCGCCTGGAACTCCCCCGGGCCGCCACCTGA